The proteins below come from a single Sander vitreus isolate 19-12246 chromosome 15, sanVit1, whole genome shotgun sequence genomic window:
- the coil gene encoding coilin has translation MAAHSNNFIRVRLHFDYPPPAVVDCRMCWLLVDLNTCRVVADVESVIREKFEFSRRSILNLFIEDCYLPHTESVYVVRDNDSVRVKVDCLAEVNGHSSCPDTASENCRKRPRPTEEDGPGENGLSVKCKKKRSKKRSKESLERDTKQASGDERNKKSPEKRTKKKKKKREKAEENDPAVTPKPVASTKTKTVSVEQPVKSTKKPPVVQAKTQNVSSSDSSSSSSDEDDAPKKPAAQKPAPKTPSSTPAVAKAPPTTKPTQTKSHPPSSSSLETDSSSDEASTVKSLPKNICLTSTTPKGSLSDGSTSQQALPALQSVNGAQKQAASVVVAPKDKMEASSSSDSEEEIKLVIRRPMQRPGHSLGSQPSWRGRGRGQTRHGGPGENGRGEGRGVARGHSGSFEFSYNGAMEPSCHTDSLTNMSVVLQNAAEAAPKRDYSSMPLLAAPPQVGQKIAFKLLELTENYTPQVSEYKEGRIVSFDLTTKQIELELLNASQAPVEPGKFDLVYQNADGSESVEYAVSRGSRVTERWDSLLEPRLII, from the exons ATGGCTGCCCACAGTAACAACTTTATCCGCGTGCGCTTACACTTTGACTACCCGCCGCCGGCTGTCGTTGACTGCCGCATGTGCTGGCTGCTCGTGGACTTAAACACATGTCGCGTGGTGGCGGATGTGGAGAGCGTCATCAGAGAGAAGTTTGAGTTCAGTCGCAGAAGCATCCTCAATCTCTTTATAGAAGACTGCTACCTGCCGCACACAGAGAGCGTCTACGTGGTGCGGGATAACGACAGCGTCAG GGTGAAGGTGGACTGTCTGGCTGAGGTGAATGGGCACAGCAGCTGTCCAGATACAGCAAGTGAAAACTGCAGAAAGAGACCCAGACCCACAGAGGAGGATGGGCCAGGAGAAAATGGACTGAGTGttaaatgtaagaaaaaaagaagtaaaaaaaggaGCAAGGAGAGCCTGGAGAGGGATACCAAGCAGGCGTCAGGTGATGAGAGGAATAAGAAGTCACCAGAAAAAcgcacaaagaagaagaagaagaaaagagagaaggcAGAGGAAAATGACCCGGCTGTCACCCCCAAACCAGTTGCTTctaccaaaacaaaaacagtgagTGTAGAGCAGCCAGTTAAAAGCACCAAGAAGCCCCCAGTGGTCCAAGCAAAAACACAGAATGTCTCCTCTTCAGATtccagtagcagcagtagtgaTGAGGACGACGCTCCTAAAAAGCCAGCTGCCCAAAAACCAGCACCCAAAACACCCTCCTCCACCCCTGCTGTCGCCAAGGCGCCTCCAACCACCaaacccacccagacaaaatcCCACCCACCTTCGTCATCCTCCTTAGAAACCGACTCCTCTTCTGATGAGGCCAGCACTGTAAAAAGCCTGCCGAAAAACATCTGTTTAACCTCCACGACCCCTAAAGGAAGTCTGAGCGATGGCTCAACATCTCAGCAGGCTCTTCCTGCCCTGCAGTCCGTCAACGGTGCACAGAAACAGGCTGCGAGTGTAGTGGTGGCCCCTAAGGACAAAATGGAGGCGTCTAGTAGTTCCGACAGCGAAGAGGAGATCAAGCTGGTTATCCGACGGCCAATGCAGAGGCCGGGCCACAGTTTGGGCAGTCAGCCGTCTTGGAGAGGCCGCGGCCGAGGACAAACCAGGCATGGCGGTCCTGGAGAGAACGGAAGGGGTGAAGGCAGAGGAGTCGCCAGAGGGCACAGCGGCAGCTTTGAGTTCAGCTATAACGGAGCCATGGAGCCGTCCTGTCACACTGATTCCCTGACCAACATGTCAGTGGTCCTCCAG AACGCAGCAGAAGCTGCTCCCAAACGGGACTACAGCTCCATGCCCCTGCTAGCCGCCCCTCCACAGGTGGGGCAGAAGATTGCCTTCAAG ttaCTGGAGCTAACGGAGAACTATACACCACAGGTATCGGAGTATAAG GAGGGAAGGATTGTAAGCTTTGACCTCACCACCAAACAGATTGAGCTGGAACTGCTTAATGCCTCTCAAG CTCCTGTAGAGCCTGGCAAGTTTGACCTGGTCTATCAGAACGCAGATGGCTCGGAGAGCGTGGAGTATGCGGTGTCCAGAGGCTCTCGG GTGACAGAACGGTGGGACTCCCTGCTGGAACCAAGGCTGATCATTTAA
- the scpep1 gene encoding retinoid-inducible serine carboxypeptidase — translation MGRAESACSWLCLLAIIVNKGLSSPLAAKEAWSYEEVREGAHMFWWLYFADTDSQNRPLVMWLQGGPGGSGSGFGNFEEIGPLNKNLEPRKTSWVQAASVLFVDNPVGTGFSYTDRPDGYATDVATVASDMLVLLQHFFKKKAEFQSNPFYIFSESYGGKMAAAISLELTKAIAQGKVKCNFAGVALGDSWISPLDSVMTWGPYLYTTSLLDDYGLADVSSAAEAVKQAVEQQQFEKATELWSVAETVVEQNTNGVNFYNILTQDSDEKLTSVAGDFIALQTHRHIRPLHSQSLSELMNGPIRKKLGIIPQNVTWGGQADNVFSYMAGDFMRPVVDIVDQLLIAGVNVTIYNGQLDLIVDTMGQELWVKKLKWEGLPGFNKLRWTPLDDPISPGVTGAFCKTYKNFSFYWILKAGHMIPSDQGPMALQMLKMITQQD, via the exons ATGGGCCGGGCAGAATCAGCCTGCAGTTGGTTGTGTTTACTGGCTATCATCGTCAATAAAG GACTCTCCAGTCCCCTGGCAGCTAAAGAAGCCTGGTCCTATGAGGAAGTGAGGGAGGGGGCCCACATGTTCTGGTGGCTGTACTTTGCTGACACTGACAGCCAGAACCGGCCTCTGGTTATGTGGCTGCAG GGTGGACCAGGAGGCTCAGGAAGTGGCTTTGGGAACTTTGAGGAGATTGGACCTTTGAACAAGAATCTGGAGCCCAGAAAGACGAGCTGG GTGCAGGCAGCCAGTGTGTTGTTTGTAGACAACCCTGTGGGCACTGGCTTCAGCTACACTGACAGGCCAGACGGCTATGCTACCGATGTGGCCACGGTGGCCTCAGACATGCTGGTGCTGCTCCAGCACTTCTTTAAAAAGAAGGCAGAGTTCCAG AGCAACCCCTTCTACATCTTCTCCGAGTCGTACGGAGGGAAGATGGCAGCTGCTATCTCTTTGGAACTCACCAAG GCCATAGCACAAGGGAAAGTGAAATGCAACTTTGCTGGTGTGGCACTTGGGGACTCTTGGATTTCCCCACTAG ACTCTGTCATGACTTGGGGACCGTACCTCTACACTACT TCGCTGCTGGATGATTACGGCCTGGCTGACGTCAGCAGTGCAGCGGAGGCGGTGAAGCAAGctgtggagcagcagcagtttgaGAAAGCCACAGAGCTGTGGTCTGTGGCTGAGACGGTGGTGGAGCAG AACACCAATGGAGTGAACTTCTACAACATCCTGACCCAGGATTCGGATGAGAAACTCACCTCTGTAGCAGGAGACTTCATCG CTCTGCAGACACATCGCCATATTCGACCCCTCCACAGCCAATCACTGAGTGAGCTGATGAATGGACCAATCAGGAAGAAACTGGGCATCATCCCCCAAAATGTCACATGGGGAG GCCAGGCAGATAACGTGTTCAGCTACATGGCGGGAGACTTCATGAGGCCTGTGGTGGATATAGTGGACCAGCTGCTGATCGCTGGAGTCAACGTCACCATCTACAATGGACAGCTGGATCTCATAGTGGACACCATGG GTCAGGAGCTGTGGGTGAAGAAGCTGAAGTGGGAGGGGCTACCTGGGTTTAACAAGCTGAGGTGGACCCCCCTGGATGACCCCATCTCCCCAGGCGTCACTGGCGCTTTCTGCAAGACTTATAAGAACTTCTCCTTCTATTGGATCCTCAAAGCCGGACACATG ATTCCCTCAGACCAGGGGCCGATGGCCTTGCAGATGTTGAAGATGATCACCCAGCAGGATTGA